The following coding sequences lie in one Drosophila sulfurigaster albostrigata strain 15112-1811.04 chromosome 2R, ASM2355843v2, whole genome shotgun sequence genomic window:
- the LOC133836086 gene encoding transcription initiation factor TFIID subunit 1 isoform X4, producing MDTASDNDSDEGSIGGNAANEGNDMEMGGMDLTGILFGNIDSEGKLMDDDDERGGHAFDAELRENLSSLAKLGLNSLLNEVIDQPGGDANSDEDNEDKPAADGTDNLSAFDALKAGTSNEANEDGAIKAQDDAIDYSDITELSEDCPRTPSPPAATPVESASTFDDLEDAIPASKVEAKSTKDDKELMPPPSAPMRSVSTSSTGSNDEVTKAGNTETSPSADAKALEAKAEADRRLDTPLADILPSKYQNVDVCDLFPDFRPQKVLRFSRLFGPGKPTSLPQIWRHVRKRRRKRNQSRDQRPNAGGSDSPSDSDEPRRRGFDLHFGPEPSPSECQPDDEDKLLSDLNSEDVRPEGPDSGDNNDQKPKVADWRYGPAQIWYDMLEVPDSGEGFNYGFKTKTASSGGTQNKFNGEVAVITTTVDVVEQPSIADDAFLMVSQLHWEDDVVWDGNDIKAKVLQKLNSKTNAAGWLPSSGSRTAGAFSSPKTALPVGSNSGGGGGSSGNKNSGGGSTKKALQSAAQNKQVEAPDDTWYSLFPVENEELIYHKWEDEVIWDAQQMSKVPKPKVLTLDPNDENIILGIPDDIDPSKINKNVGPPPKIKIPHPHVKKSKILLGKAGVINVLAEDTPPPPPKSPDRDPFNISNDSYYTPKTEPTLRLKVGGGNLIQHSTPVVELRAPFVPTHMGPMKLRSFHRPPLKKFSHGPLTLVQQHPVYPLLKHIVKKAKQREVERIASGGGDVFFMRNPEDLSGKDGDIVLAEFCEEHPPLMNQVGMCSKIKNYYKRKAEKDSGPQDYVYGEVAFAHTSPFLGILHPGQCIQALENNMYRAPIYPHKMLPNDFLIIRTRNSYFIRVVSAIFTVGQECPLYEVPGPNSKRANNFTRDFLQVFIYRLFWKSRDNPRRIRMDDVKRAFPAHSESSIRKRLKQCADFKRTGMDSNWWVIKPEFRLPSEEEIRAMVSPEQCCAYFSMIAAEQRLKDAGYGEKSLFAPQEDDDEEAQLLDDEVKVAPWNTTRAYIQAMRGKCLLQLSGPADPTGCGEGFSYVRVPNKPTQTKEEQESQPKRSVTGTDADLRRLPLQRAKELLRKFKVPEEEIKKLTRWEVIDVVRTLSTEKAKAGEEGMDKFSRGNRFSIAEHQERYKEECQRIFDLQNRVLASSEVLSTDEDESSASEESDLEELGKNLENMLANKKTSTQLSLEREEQERQELLRQLDDEQGDGGNKAAKAKEEATQQTMAQSNQGRILRITRTFKGNDGKEYTRVETVRRQAVIDAYIKIRTTKDEQFIKQFATLDEQQKEEMKREKRRIQEQLRRIKRNQERERLAQLAQNQKLQPGGMPTSLGDPKSSGGHAHKERDNSHKEVSPSRKKFKLKPDLKLKCGACGQVGHMRTNKACPLYTGMQSSLSQSNPSLADDMDEQSEREMNMDDDDLVNVDGTKVTLSSKVLKRHGQSGEESKRRGGLTLKMPRDGSGKKKRRMANEVHCDYLQRHNKTANRRRTDPVVVLSSILENILNELRSMQDVTPFLFPVNAKRVPDYHLVVTKPMDLQTMREQIRQRRYTSREQFLEDLKQIVDNSVLYNGDTSAYTSAAQRMFDKCFELLAEREDKLMRLEKAINPLLDDDDQVALSFIFEKLHSQIRSMSEAWPFLKPVNKKAIKDYYTLIKKPMDLETIGKNIENHIYHSRADFLRDIELIAANCEQYNGSEAPYTAFAKKILEYAQTQLEEFANHCGQLEQNILKTQEKARAEAPEFDEAWGNDDYDMRSRASSPGDDYIDVEGHVGLVPPNSIHRTMGADTSQSHAAAALRKPPPPAAGEVKRGRGRPRKQRDPVEEDLQCSTDDDEDDEEDFQEVSEDENNAANILDQGERLNATSGDTMDYIDPKNIKMEVDLEAQQMADESLDVDPNYDPSDFLAMHKPRQNYNENYNAQSAFSDFMAQSQDDNGQYNPPEASTSAAAAAGMMQSQDDEMPSTSNNNGMGIDEDLDISESDEEDNNGGVRIKKEIFDDSELAAQQQQHHSAQQSQIYLLDASNEPVQPVDYQQQTSDYQPAQELQQLHAQPPMLQQQHDEQQQQQQQQQQQQQGENEFDWMTF from the exons GGAGGATGCGATACCCGCTTCCAAGGTGGAGGCCAAGTCGA CCAAGGATGACAAAGAACTGATGCCGCCTCCCAGTGCGCCCATGAGAAGCGTTAGTACTTCATCCACAGGCAGCAATGATGAAGTTACTAAAGCTGGCAACACAGAGACTTCGCCCAGCGCCGATGCAAAAGCTCTAGAAGCCAAAG CTGAAGCTGATCGTCGTTTGGATACACCGCTGGCTGACATTCTGCcatcaaaataccaaaatgtcGATGTCTGTGATCTTTTTCCGGACTTTCGGCCGCAGAAAGTGCTGCGTTTCTCGCGTCTCTTTGGTCCTGGCAAGCCGACCAGTTTACCTCAAATTTGGCGTCACGTCCGCAAGCGACGCCGAAAGCGCAACCAGTCGCGTGATCAGCGACCTAATGCAGGTGGTTCAGACTCGCCCAGCGATTCGGATGAGCCTCGGCGACGTGGCTTCGATTTGCACTTTGGACCTGAACCTTCACCCTCTGAATGTCAGCCCGATGATGAGGACAAGCTGCTGAGCGATCTGAACAGTGAGGATGTGCGTCCTGAGGGACCGGACAGCGGTGACAATAACGATCAGAAGCCCAAGGTGGCCGACTGGCGTTACGGCCCAGCGCAGATCTGGTACGATATGCTGGAAGTGCCCGATTCGGGTGAGGGTTTCAACTATGGCTTCAAGACCAAGACGGCGTCCTCAGGCGGCACACAGAATAAGTTTAATGGCGAGGTGGCGGTGATCACTACTACCGTGGATGTTGTCGAGCAGCCGAGCATTGCAGACGACGCCTTTCTGATGGTGTCACAGCTGCACTGGGAGGACGATGTCGTGTGGGATGGCAATGACATCAAGGCCAAGGTGCTGCAGAAGCTCAATTCCAAGACGAATGCTGCCGGCTGGTTGCCCTCAAGCGGCTCTCGCACTGCGGGCGCCTTCAGTAGTCCCAAGACTGCGTTGCCCGTGGGTTCGAATAGCGGCGGAGGTGGcggcagcagtggcaacaaaaatTCGGGAGGTGGTTCTACCAAGAAGGCTCTGCAGAG TGCGGCACAAAACAAACAGGTGGAAGCTCCAGATGACACCTGGTACAGTTTGTTTCCTGTGGAGAACGAGGAACTCATCTATCACAAATGGGAGGATGAGGTGATTTGGGATGCACAGCAGATGAGCAAGGTGCCCAAGCCGAAGGTGTTGACATTGGATCCCAACGATGAGAACATTATACTCGGCATACCCGATGACATTGATCCCAGCAAGATCAACAAGAATGTGGGACCGCCGCCGAAGATTAAGATACCGCATCCTCATGTGAAGAAATCGAAGATTCTGCTGGGCAAAGCGGGTGTCATCAATGTGCTGGCCGAGGAtacgccgccgccgccacccaAGAGTCCTGATCGTGATCCTTTTAACATATCCAATGACTC CTATTACACACCTAAAACGGAGCCCACGTTGCGCCTTAAAGTGGGCGGCGGCAATCTCATACAGCATTCGACACCGGTGGTGGAGCTGCGGGCTCCATTTGTGCCCACTCACATGGGTCCAATGAAGCTGCGTTCATTCCATCGTCCGCCGCTTAAGAAGTTCTCGCACGGCCCGCTAACGTTGGTCCAACAACATCCAGTTTATCCGTTGCTCAAGCACATTGTCAAGAAGGCCAAACAGCGAGAAGTGGAACGCATTGCATCTGGTGGCGGAGATGTCTTCTTTATGCGTAATCCTGAAGATCTGAGTGGTAAGGATGGTGACATTGTGCTCGCCGAGTTCTGTGAGGAGCATCCACCGCTGATGAATCAGGTGGGCATGTGCTCCAAGATCAAGAACTACTACAAACGCAAGGCGGAGAAGGATAGCGGACCACAGGATTATGTGTACGGTGAGGTGGCCTTTGCACACACCAGTCCGTTTCTGGGTATTCTGCATCCTGGTCAGTGTATTCAGGCGCTGGAGAATAACATGTATCGTGCACCGATTTATCCGCACAAGATGTTGCCCAACGACTTTCTCATCATACGCACAAGGAACAGTTATTTTATACGCGTAGTGAGCGCCATCTTCACCGTGGGTCAGGAGTGTCCACTGTACGAGGTGCCGGGTCCCAATTCGAAGCGTGCCAATAACTTTACGCGTGACTTTCTCCAG GTGTTTATCTATCGTTTGTTTTGGAAGAGTCGCGATAATCCGCGACGTATTCGCATGGACGATGTGAAGCGCGCGTTTCCAGCTCACTCGGAGAGCAGCATCCGCAAACGCTTGAAACAGTGTGCGGACTTTAAGCGTACAGGAATGGACTCCAATTGGTGGGTGATCAAACCAGAGTTTCGTCTGCCCTCCGAGGAGGAAATTCGCGCCATGGTCTCGCCAGAGCAATGCTGTGCGTACTTCAGCATGATAGCAGCCGAACAGCGACTCAAGGATGCTGGCTATGGTGAGAAATCGTTGTTTGCACCGCAagaggacgacgacgaggaggCGCAACTGCTCGACGATGAGGTCAAGGTGGCGCCCTGGAACACTACACGTGCCTACATCCAGGCCATGCGTGGCAAGTGCTTGCTGCAGCTGAGCGGTCCCGCTGATCCCACGGGCTGTGGCGAAGGCTTCTCCTATGTGCGCGTGCCCAACAAACCCACACAAACGAAAGAGGAGCAGGAATCGCAACCGAAGCGTTCGGTGACGGGCACTGATGCCGATCTGCGTCGTCTGCCGCTGCAGCGTGCAAAGGAGCTGCTGCGCAAGTTCAAGGTGCCCGAGGAGGAGATCAAGAAACTGACGCGCTGGGAAGTCATCGATGTGGTCCGTACGTTATCCACGGAGAAGGCCAAGGCCGGTGAGGAGGGCATGGATAAGTTCTCGCGTGGCAATCGCTTCTCCATTGCGGAGCATCAGGAGCGCTACAAGGAGGAGTGTCAGCGCATCTTTGATCTACAGAATCGTGTGCTTGCCAGTTCCGAAGTGCTGTCCACCGATGAGGATGAGTCGTCGGCCTCCGAAGAGTCCGACTTGGAGGAGTTGGGCAAGAATCTGGAGAACATGCTGGCCAACAAGAAGACCTCAACACAGCTGTCACTGGAACGCGAAGAGCAGGAGCGTCAGGAACTGTTGCGTCAGCTGGACGATGAGCAAGGCGATGGCGGTAACAAGGCGGCCAAGGCCAAGGAGGAGGCGACCCAACAGACGATGGCGCAGAGTAATCAGGGACGCATTTTGCGCATTACGCGTACTTTCAAGGGCAACGATGGCAAGGAGTATACGCGTGTGGAGACGGTGCGTCGCCAGGCGGTGATTGATGCTTACATCAAGATACGCACCACCAAGGATGAGCAGTTCATCAAGCAATTTGCCACACTGGACGAACAGCAGAAGGAGGAGATGAAGCGCGAGAAGCGTCGCATCCAGGAACAGCTGCGTCGCATCAAGCGGAACCAGGAGCGTGAGCGACTCGCGCAGCTGGCGCAGAACCAGAAGCTACAGCCAGGTGGCATGCCGACGTCGTTGGGTGATCCCAAGAGCTCGGGCGGACATGCGCACAAGGAGCGCGACAACAGTCACAAGGAGGTGAGTCCGTCGCGCAAGAAGTTCAAGCTGAAGCCGGATCTGAAGCTCAAGTGCGGCGCCTGCGGTCAGGTGGGACACATGCGCACCAACAAAGCGTGTCCACTGTACACGGGCATGCAGAGCAGTCTGTCGCAATCGAATCCCTCGCTGGCCGACGACATGGACGAGCAGAGCGAACGGGAGATGAACATGGACGACGACGATCTGGTCAATGTAGATGGCACCAAGGTCACACTGAGCAGCAAAGTGCTCAAGCGTCATGGACAGAGTGGCGAGGAGTCGAAGCGACGTGGCGGCCTCACGCTCAAGATGCCACGCGATGGCTCCGGCAAGAAGAAGCGACGCATGGCCAACGAGGTGCACTGCGATTACTTGCAGCGTCACAATAAGACTGCCAATCGCCGACGCACCGATCCCGTTGTGGTGCTTTCGTCCATACTGGAGAACATCCTCAACGAGTTGCGCTCCATGCAGGATGTGACACCGTTCCTGTTCCCAGTGAATGCTAAACGGGTGCCGGACTATCATCTGGTCGTTACCAAGCCCATGGATCTGCAGACGATGCGCGAACAAATTCGTCAGCGTCGCTACACGAGTCGCGAACAGTTTCTTGAGGATCTCAAGCAGATCGTGGACAATTCGGTGCTCTATAATGGGGATACGAGCGCATACACATCCGCTGCCCAGCGCATGTTCGACAAATGCTTCGAGTTGCTGGCGGAGCGCGAGGATAAACTGATGCGCCTGGAGAAGGCAATCAATCCGCTGCTGGACGACGATGATCAGGTGGCGTTGTCATTCATCTTTGAGAAACTGCACTCACAAATCCGTTCGATGTCCGAGGCTTGGCCTTTCCTTAAGCCGGTCAACAAGAAGGCCATCAAAGACTATTATACGCTGATTAAAAAGCCGATGGATCTGGAAACTATTGGCAAGAACATTGAAA ATCATATCTATCACAGTCGTGCCGATTTTCTGCGCGACATTGAACTCATTGCGGCCAACTGCGAGCAATACAATGGCAGCGAGGCACCGTACACGGCGTTCGCCAAGAAGATCTTGGAGTATGCACAAACACAGCTCGAAGAG TTTGCAAATCACTGCGGCCAGCTGGAGCAGAATATATTGAAAACGCAGGAGAAGGCCAGAGCCGAAGCACCCGAATTTGATGAGGCCTGGGGTAACGATGATTACGACATGAGAAGTCGCGCCAGTTCGCCCGGCGATGATTACATCGATGTGGAGGGTCATGTTGGACTTGTGCCACCCAATTCCATACATCGCACAATGGGCGCAGACACCAGTCAATCGCATGCGGCAGCAGCGTTGCGCAAACCGCCGCCACCAGCTGCCGGCGAGGTGAAACGCGGTAGGGGCAGACCACGCAAACAACGTGATCCGGTGGAAGAGG ATCTGCAATGCTCCACAgacgatgatgaggatgacgaGGAAGATTTTCAGGAGGTATCCGAGGATGAGAATAATGCTGCCAATATATTGGATCAAGGGGAACGACTCAATGCAACCAGCGGCGATACCATGGATTACATTGATCCCAAGAACATTAAGATGGAGGTTGATCTAGAGGCACAACAGATGGCAG ACGAGTCCCTTGATGTGGATCCAAATTACGACCCATCGGACTTTCTGGCCATGCACAAGCCACGTCAGAACTACAATGAAAACTACAATGCACAGAGCGCCTTCTCCGATTTTATGGCTCAGTCTCAGGACGATAATGGACAGTATAATCCGCCCGAGGCTAGCACGagtgcagcagccgcagctggCATGATGCAGTCGCAGGATGATGAGATGCCCTCGACGAGCAATAATAATGGCATGGGCATTGACGAAGATCTGGATATATCCGAGAGCGATGAGGAGGATAACAACGGTGGCGTTCGCATCAAGAAGGAGATCTTCGATGATAGTGAACTGgctgcccagcagcagcagcatcactCAGCTCAGCAATCGCAAATCTATCTGTTGGATGCATCCAATGAACCTGTTCAGCCTGTTGattatcaacaacaaacatctGACTATCAGCCAGCTCAGGAGCTTCAGCAGCTGCACGCTCAACCGCcaatgttgcagcaacaacatgatgagcaacagcagcagcagcaacaacaacaacagcagcaacaaggagAAAACGAATTCGATTGGATGACATTTTAG